The following are encoded in a window of Sminthopsis crassicaudata isolate SCR6 chromosome 3, ASM4859323v1, whole genome shotgun sequence genomic DNA:
- the FFAR2 gene encoding LOW QUALITY PROTEIN: free fatty acid receptor 2 (The sequence of the model RefSeq protein was modified relative to this genomic sequence to represent the inferred CDS: deleted 1 base in 1 codon), with the protein MEDPTERYLLLTFYTMTFLIGLPANLVALRAFVRRVKQPHPAPIHILLLSLTLADLILLVLLPFKIFEAANNFYWPLGKEVCALTGFGFYSSIYCSTWLLAAISIERYLGVAFPVQYKLSRKPVYGLAAALVAWILSFGHCSIVIVVEYIGSENKTNSSQPDLECYDNFTDDQLKWVLPFRLELVLVLFLLPMAVTIFCYWRFVCLMVGQPQVGAQRQRRAMGLAIVTLLNFLVCFGPYNVSHVVGYFNGTPPKWRKYAVMFSALNAGLDPLLFYFSSSAVRRSVGNGLKALRKQGTSLLGHCGRDTSEMDTGDTGLSQGDVVASSDFTTE; encoded by the exons ATGGAAGATCCAACAGAAAGATACTTGCTCCTTACCTTCTATACCATGACCTTTCTCATCGGCCTCCCTGCCAATCTCGTGGCTCTCAGGGCCTTTGTCCGAAGGGTAAAGCAGCCTCACCCTGCTCCGATCCACATCCTCCTGCTCAGTCTCACGTTGGCAGACCTCATCCTGCTCGTGCTGCTACCTTTCAAGATCTTTGAGGCTGCCAACAACTTCTACTGGCCCCTGGGTAAAGAGGTCTGTGCCCTGACCGGCTTTGGCTTCTACAGCAGCATCTACTGCAGCACATGGCTGCTGGCCGCCATCAGCATCGAGCGCTACCTGGGGGTGGCCTTCCCCGTCCAGTACAAGCTCTCCCGGAAGCCTGTATACGGACTAGCTGCCGCTTTGGTGGCCTGGATCCTGTCCTTTGGCCATTGCAGCATCGTCATTGTGGTGGAGTACATAGGATCGGAAAATAAAACCAATAGCAGCCAGCCGGACTTGGAATGCTATGATAATTTCACTGACGATCAGCTGAAATGGGTTCTCCCGTTCCGCCTGGAGCTGGTTCTGGTTCTCTTCTTGCTGCCCATGGCAGTGACCATCTTCTGCTACTGGCGCTTTGTGTGTCTCATGGTTGGCCAGCCACAGGTGGGGGCCCAGCGACAGCGCAGAGCTATGGGCTTGGCAATCGTGACTCTCCTCAATTTCCTGGTCTGCTTCGGACCTTACAACGTCTCCCATGTGGTAGGATATTTTAATGGCACACCCCCCAAATGGCGAAAGTATGCTGTGATGTTCAGTGCCCTCAATGCCGGCCTCGATCCCctccttttctacttctct tcttcAGCTGTTCGCAGGTCCGTTGGAAATGGACTGAAGGCACTGCGGAAGCAAGGGACCTCCCTTCTGGGTCACTGTGGTAGAGACACTTCTGAGATGGACACAGGGGACACTGGTTTGAGCCAAGGGGATGTGGTAGCAAGTTCTGACTTTACCACAGAATAG